The genomic stretch CGATCGGCGAAGACGAATACGCTGAGCTGGAGCAGGAGCACAAACGTCTGTCCAACAGCGGTGAACTGGCGATGAACTGCCAGCAAGCAATTGAACTGCTCTACGAAGGTGAAGATGTCAACGCGCTTGGCATGCTGCAAAGCGTCAGCCATACCCTGATTGAACTGGCTGAAATGGACACAAAACTGGCCGCATTGCCAAATATGATCAGTGAAGCCATGATTCAGCTCGAAGAAGCCAACAATGAACTGCGTTCCTATCTGGATAATATCGATGTCGATCCGGAGCGCATGGCGTATGTCGAAGAGCGCTACTCACGCATTATGTCCTTGTCACGCAAGCACCATGTCCTGCCGGAAGAGCTGTATCAGCATCATCAGGATCTGCTGCAGCAAATCGAACAACTCGACTGCTCGGAAGAAAAAATGTCGGAGCTGAAAGAAGAAGTCGGCAACAAATACCAGTTACTGGTCAACGTGGCAGAGAAACTGCACAAATCACGCAGCCGCTATGCCAAAGAGCTGGATAAGCTCATCAGCCAGAGCATGCATGAACTGAGCATGGAAAAAGCCGAATTCAAAATTGATGTGTGTAATCAGGGCGGCCACCCATCGCCGCTTGGTTTTGACTCAGTGACCTTTCTGGTTTCCACCAACCCGGGCCAACCGTTGCAGCCAATCGCCAAAGTTGCGTCCGGCGGTGAACTGTCGCGGATTTCGCTCGCCATCCAGGTGATTACCGCGCAGAAAGTCGATACTCCGAGCCTGATTTTCGATGAAGTGGATGTGGGTATCTCAGGCCCGACGGCAGCCGTAGTCGGCAAAATGCTGCGTACCCTGGGCGAGTCCACCCAGGTCATGTGTGTCACCCACTTACCTCAGGTTGCCGGCTGCGGTCATAACCAGCTGTTTGTCGCTAAACACACCAAAGGCGGCACTACGGAAACCCAGATGGTTAAGCTTGATAATGAACAACGAGTAGCAGAGCTGGCTCGCCTGCTGGGTGGTAGCCAGATCACAGAATCGACGCTGGCCAATGCCAAAGAGCTGCTCATCGCGGCTTAATCGACAAAATTTGCTAATTTTTGTTCACGCTTTGCAACCTAATTCAAAATTCGCAGTCATAAAAAGCTCAGGGAGAGTGTGAAGTTTTTACTTCTGCCCTGAGCTTGTTTATTATCACCCCAGTTTTGAGTTTGATCAGCAGTAGAATTGAATATGCAGTTAACCAAGTGGCTTGTTGCCCTACCCCTTGCCGTGACCATGTTGTCAGGCTGTTCTGTCGTTGAGCGTCTGGTTTATCGTATCGATATCAACCAAGGTAACTACGTTGAGCAACAGTCGGTTGATCAACTGAAGTTTGGTATGTCTAAAGATCAGGTACGCTACGTATTAGGCTCGCCAATGCTGGTAGAAAACGGCTATCCGGATACCTGGTATTACATCTACCATCACACACCAGGACACGGCGACACCGAGCAGAAAAATCTGGTCGTCAATTTTAATAATGACGGCAACCTGATGGATATCGCCGGTGATTTTAAAACCAGTGATGACTTCTTTGAAAGCCTGAACTAAATCGTGAGTCGGCGCTTTCAAGCTATCTTGGATAGGTAAAAATCACAGATAGTCAAAGCATCACAGAAGATGAAACAACACCAAATAGCGGATAGCAAAAGAGCTCGCCTAAGCGAGCTCTTTTTTATTGCGCCGTGTTAACTCGGGTTGTTTAAAATTAACACATCATCAGGCTTCTTCTGCTTTGCGCTGCGCACTCGGCTTGCCACCGGTGGCCGGGGCTGCTTTAGCAGCCGCTTTAGCTTGTTCAGCGCGCTTGCGGCGGATTTCTTTCGGATCAGCCAGCAGCGGACGGTAGATCTCAATCCGGTCACGATCACGCACGGTCGCATTCAGCTTCACATTACGGCTGAACACACCGACTTTGTTTTTGCTCAGATCAATCTCCGGATACATCTTCAGTACACCCGAAGTCTGAATGATCTCTTCCACCGTCATGTCTTTATTGACGACCAGAGTCAGCACACGCTGCTCATGCGGCAAAGCATACACCACTTCAACATGGATCATGTCTGATTCAATACTCATTGCGCGTTAACTCTCTTCGCTTAAAACGTGTATACACAAGCTTGCTAATCACAAGCCGGTTATACATAAACCTGTTTGGCACGCGCGGTAAACGCATTCACCATATTACTGGTCAGCTCGTTAAACACCTTACCAAACGCCAGCTCAATCATTTTACTTGAGAACTCAAATTCTAGTTTCAGCTCAACTTTACACGCCGATTCATCCAGTGGAGTGAAAAACCAGCCGCCACGGAGAGTACGGAACGGGCCATCCACCAAGTTCATAATGATCGACTGACCATGGCTCAGCTCATTAGAGGTCGTGAAGGTTTTGCTGATGCCAGCCTTGGACACATCCACAGACGCCACCATCTTATCTGAGGTTGTCTCCAGCACGCGGCTGCCCGAACATCCGGGTAAAAATTCCGGATAGCTCGCCACATCATTGACTAAATGAAACATCTGATCCGCACTGAACGAGACCAACGCGGAACGACTGACTTGCTTCATCTTTTCTCCTCACCTTCGCGTGAACTGCACCAAAAATTCGTGCCTACATAACTATTTATACCTATATTCCGCTCAGTTGAGTTCAGTTCGGAATATTGCACCCACTCTGATTGTACTTTTATCCCTTAGCGAGCTCAAGTTACTGCATAATGCCTCTTGAGCTATGATTCGGTTAACCTTATGCTACACAAAGAAAACCATTCCCTAACTTTCCACCAATCCGTATAATGCGCCCACTATGGTAAAGAAAAATTCAAAGACAAAAGCGGGTAGCAACACTATCGCGCTGAACAAAAAAGCCCGCCACGAGTATTTCATTGAAGATGAAATCGAAGCTGGTCTGGAGCTACAGGGCTGGGAAGTCAAATCACTTCGCCAGGGTAAAGCCAACATCGCAGAAAGTTATGTATACATGCGTGACGGAGAAGCGTTTATCTCCGGCATGACCATCACGCCACTGCAGCAAGCCTCCACTCACGTGGTCGCGAACCCGACCCGCGTGCGCAAACTGCTGTTATCGCGTCGTGAACTGGATAACCTGTTCGGTCGTATAAACCGTGAAGGGATGACGTTAACCGCGCTATCGCTGTACTGGTCACGTTCTTGGGTCAAGCTGAAAATCGGCGTCTCGAAAGGTAAAAAACTGCACGATAAACGTGATGACCTGAAAGACAAAGACTGGCAACGCCAGAAAGCACGCGTCATGAAGAGCAATAACCTGCGTTAATAGTAACCAGTTAATCGTATACCACTGGACACACAATACTTTTCTGGTAGTATGCGAGTTACAACCTTGGGGCTGATTCAGGATTCGACGGGAATTTTGCAGTCTGAGGTGCATGCCGAGGTGCGGTAGGCCTCGTTAACAAACCGCAAAAAAATAGTCGCAAACGACGAAAACTACGCACTAGCAGCTTAATACCCTGCTGAGAGCTCTCTCGCCCTAGCTTCCGCACGTAAGACGGGGACCAACGAGGGATCAAAACCAAACGCGCTAGCCCGGATTTTCCCACCTGAGAGATGAACGGCGAATTATAATTCAGGTTAGTCATTCATTAGCGTGTCGGTTCGCAGGTGGATGGCGAAATTAAAGATCGACTAAGCATGTAGTACCAAAGATGAATGATTTTCGGACGCGGGTTCAACTCCCGCCAGCTCCACCAATTCATAGTTTAAAGACGTCCTAGGGCGTCTTTTTTCTTGCCTGCAATAACCAAAAATCAATAACTTAGTATCCATTAGCATCCAAGGACGTCTCACTACTTCTTTGATCTTTGGGTACACAACAGGGTACACTGGTTTTAATGAGTTAATCTGGTGTACCCAACATGGCAAAAATAACTACTCGTCTAACAGACAAAGATATCAAATCAGCGAAGCCCAAGGATAAAGAATACAACTTGTTTGATGGTGATGGCCTTCGATTACGTATCAAGCCTAACGGTTCAAAACAGTGGATCTTTAACTACTACAAACCCATTACAGGAAAACGAGCAAACCTTAGCCTAGGTAGATATCCAGATTTATCTCTTGCCAATGCTCGTAAAAATGCAATGGCAGCCAGAGAGCTACTAGCTCAGGGGATTGATCCTCAAGAAGAAAGAAAACGCCAAGAACTCGTTCACAAAGAAATCTACGAACATACCTTTGCTAAAGTCTCTGAAGATTGGTTCAACCTCAAAAAGCACGAAGTCACTCCAGACTATGCTGTCGATATCTGGCGCTCACTAGAACTTCATGTATTTCCGCAAATAGCGAATACACCAGTAAAAGATATCGATGCCCCACTTGTTATTGATCTACTTAGACCTATCGAAGCAAAAGGCAGCCTAGAGACGGTTAAACGCTTATCTCAACGCTTAAATGAAATAATGAATTACGCGGCAAACTGTGGTCTTGTAAAAGCGAATCCATTAACAGGTATTCGAGCCGCTTTCAAAAAGCCCAAAAAAGAAAACATGGCGGCACTAGCACCAGATGAACTACCAGAGCTAATGGGAGCTATCGCCAATGCCAGTATAAAGCGTACTACTCGTTGTTTAATTGAGTGGCAACTTCACACCATGACACGCCCCTCTGAAGCCTCAGGCGCTAGATGGGATGAGATTGAGTGGGAAGAAAAGATATGGACCATTCCAGCAGACAGAATGAAAAAAAGAAGAGAGCACCGCATCCCTCTCACAGAGCAGATGCTGGCGCTACTAGAAGTAATGAAGCCGATAAGCGGCCACCGTGAATACATCTTTCCTTCAGATCGAGATCCGAAGAAACCATGTAACAGCCAAACAGCAAATATGGCTCTGAAACGTATGGGGTTTGCGGGAAGATTGGTTAGCCACGGTCTGCGGTCTCTCGCAAGTACTACACTCAATGAACAAGGTTTTGACCGTGACTTGATCGAAGCGTCACTGGCACACGTTGATGATAACCAGGTTCGTAGTGCTTATAACCGCACTGATTACCTTGAACGCCGCCGCCCTATGATGAGCTGGTGGAGCGATCATATCACCGCTTCTGCTGAGGGAAATGTATCACTCGCGAGACGAAAAGGGCTTAAATTGGCAGGGTAATTCAGTTGGAAGTGTGTTGCTTGAGCGTATTAAGTGAGAGATTCAGAATAGATAACACAGTTATTGAACAGGTTAGGTCAATCACGCTCTAGTTAAAGATTAAAAAATCCACAAAGGAGGACAAATCCTCCTTTGTTGTAATCTGGCAATTAGTGAACCTAATCATTAACAAATAAGTCGTGAACGTCGTATAGTTTCTCAACTAAAGACGATGAAATGAAACTAATAGAGTGTTGTTCTAACGATCAGAAGGGCTACCAATAAAGTATCCTCCAATACTAAAATAAATGAGGCACCACACAGCGACAAGCAAAGTGATCCTTATCCAGTATGGTACGAACTGATACCATTTAGCGCTAAAGCGATTACAAAAAGTTTCCTCTAAAGATTCCATCAGATCCATTGCTACCTCAATCCCCTCCTCCATAACAGCATTTGATTCGTTGGGATTAAGTTTGGTGCGCAATGACACCAAAGTATCGGCAACAATAAACTCTTTGTGAGTCCGTTTTAGCAAGTATGCTTTCTTCGTTTCAAGGCTACTCGTCAGAGCTGCAACCTTCCCTTCATACTGGTATTTTTTACTAGAAGTTTTATCAGCTTCATGCATAAACTCTTGAGTTAACGTAATTAACTCTTCAAGCTTTTTTATACAACCATCTATTGAGGATCTACTTTCATTTCTCAGAGCGATACGATCCGCATTGTACAAAACGATACCCCAACCTAAGATAGTGAGAAACGGCGCAAGGTACCCTTTAATCAATTCCATGACCACTTTTACTCCTCTTGAGCAGCTTTCTCTATTTCTTCCCAGCATGTACCTGCAAAGCTAGGTAGCTTGTCATGAACTATTGTCAGTTTGTTTCTCAGCTCCTCGAGACTAAAACGCTCATCTCTAATTAGCCCGCCGAATGCCTCTGAAACGAACGAAGGGCCA from Vibrio ostreae encodes the following:
- a CDS encoding SRPBCC family protein — protein: MKQVSRSALVSFSADQMFHLVNDVASYPEFLPGCSGSRVLETTSDKMVASVDVSKAGISKTFTTSNELSHGQSIIMNLVDGPFRTLRGGWFFTPLDESACKVELKLEFEFSSKMIELAFGKVFNELTSNMVNAFTARAKQVYV
- a CDS encoding RnfH family protein codes for the protein MSIESDMIHVEVVYALPHEQRVLTLVVNKDMTVEEIIQTSGVLKMYPEIDLSKNKVGVFSRNVKLNATVRDRDRIEIYRPLLADPKEIRRKRAEQAKAAAKAAPATGGKPSAQRKAEEA
- the recN gene encoding DNA repair protein RecN; the protein is MLAHLSVNNFAIVKALQLELSKGMTTITGETGAGKSIAIDALSLCLGGRAEASMVRQGEEKTEVSAAFVLDNNIHATRWLEDNELLDGKDCILRRTISKDGRSRAFINGSPVPLSQLKSLGQLLINIHGQHAHQQLMKPEQQLAMLDQYAGHGELMKKTRLAYQNWRQANNQLKQLQENSQQNLAQLQLLEYQIKELNELAIGEDEYAELEQEHKRLSNSGELAMNCQQAIELLYEGEDVNALGMLQSVSHTLIELAEMDTKLAALPNMISEAMIQLEEANNELRSYLDNIDVDPERMAYVEERYSRIMSLSRKHHVLPEELYQHHQDLLQQIEQLDCSEEKMSELKEEVGNKYQLLVNVAEKLHKSRSRYAKELDKLISQSMHELSMEKAEFKIDVCNQGGHPSPLGFDSVTFLVSTNPGQPLQPIAKVASGGELSRISLAIQVITAQKVDTPSLIFDEVDVGISGPTAAVVGKMLRTLGESTQVMCVTHLPQVAGCGHNQLFVAKHTKGGTTETQMVKLDNEQRVAELARLLGGSQITESTLANAKELLIAA
- the smpB gene encoding SsrA-binding protein SmpB; the encoded protein is MVKKNSKTKAGSNTIALNKKARHEYFIEDEIEAGLELQGWEVKSLRQGKANIAESYVYMRDGEAFISGMTITPLQQASTHVVANPTRVRKLLLSRRELDNLFGRINREGMTLTALSLYWSRSWVKLKIGVSKGKKLHDKRDDLKDKDWQRQKARVMKSNNLR
- a CDS encoding integrase domain-containing protein codes for the protein MAKITTRLTDKDIKSAKPKDKEYNLFDGDGLRLRIKPNGSKQWIFNYYKPITGKRANLSLGRYPDLSLANARKNAMAARELLAQGIDPQEERKRQELVHKEIYEHTFAKVSEDWFNLKKHEVTPDYAVDIWRSLELHVFPQIANTPVKDIDAPLVIDLLRPIEAKGSLETVKRLSQRLNEIMNYAANCGLVKANPLTGIRAAFKKPKKENMAALAPDELPELMGAIANASIKRTTRCLIEWQLHTMTRPSEASGARWDEIEWEEKIWTIPADRMKKRREHRIPLTEQMLALLEVMKPISGHREYIFPSDRDPKKPCNSQTANMALKRMGFAGRLVSHGLRSLASTTLNEQGFDRDLIEASLAHVDDNQVRSAYNRTDYLERRRPMMSWWSDHITASAEGNVSLARRKGLKLAG
- the bamE gene encoding outer membrane protein assembly factor BamE, with protein sequence MQLTKWLVALPLAVTMLSGCSVVERLVYRIDINQGNYVEQQSVDQLKFGMSKDQVRYVLGSPMLVENGYPDTWYYIYHHTPGHGDTEQKNLVVNFNNDGNLMDIAGDFKTSDDFFESLN
- a CDS encoding STAS-like domain-containing protein; this encodes MKTIVVVEQFHPRPKWRYRREGDGSGEAFREELLAPALRDHSHVTVDLTGYNRYGPSFVSEAFGGLIRDERFSLEELRNKLTIVHDKLPSFAGTCWEEIEKAAQEE